Within Roseibium sp. HPY-6, the genomic segment GCCTTACTTCTTTGGCCGGAACGGCGATCCGGCGCAGGGCTTCGACTTCACCTATCATTTCTTCTGGGGCCTGGAAGACGTGATCAAAGCCTTCCTGGCGCTCTGGGAAGAAGCCGGTGTCGACAGAACGGTCGGCGGCCTGTTCCCGAACGATGCGGACGGCAACGCCTGGGGCGACGACAAGGTCGGTTTCCCGCCTGCGCTGATCGGAAGCGGTTTCGAACTGACCGATCCGGGCAGGTATCAACCCCTGACAGACGATTTCTCGTCCCAGATCTCCGCGTTCAAGGAAGCTGGCTGCGAGATCGTCACCGGCAACATGATCCCGCCGGACTTCGCCACCTTCTGGTCCCAGTCGGCACAGCAGGGATTCCAGCCAAAGGTGGTCACAATCGGCAAGGCTCTTTTGTTCCCGTCGGTCATTGAATCACTCGGTGAGCGCGGTGACGGGCTCACCTCCGAAATCTGGTGGACACCGGACCACCCGTTCTCATCTTCCCTGACAGGGGAAAGCGCCAGGCAACTCGCCGACGGCTACGTGAATGCGTCAGGCCGGCCCTGGACGCAGCCGATCGGGTTCAAGCACGCGCTCTTTGAGGTAACTGCCGATGTCATCAAGCGCAGCGCAGACCTGGACGACCCCAACGCAACGCTGGAAGCCATACAGGCAACCGACCTTCCAACTGTTGTCGGG encodes:
- a CDS encoding ABC transporter substrate-binding protein, with product MTLTGKKFGITRRGFIAGASAGLAAPAILTRTRAYAADPVIKIGHVSPRTGPLAGFAEADDFVLAGIQKALAGGIENNNRSYKIEIISKDSQSNPNRAAEVASELILSDEVDILVGASTPDTTNPISDQAELNEVPCITTDCPWQPYFFGRNGDPAQGFDFTYHFFWGLEDVIKAFLALWEEAGVDRTVGGLFPNDADGNAWGDDKVGFPPALIGSGFELTDPGRYQPLTDDFSSQISAFKEAGCEIVTGNMIPPDFATFWSQSAQQGFQPKVVTIGKALLFPSVIESLGERGDGLTSEIWWTPDHPFSSSLTGESARQLADGYVNASGRPWTQPIGFKHALFEVTADVIKRSADLDDPNATLEAIQATDLPTVVGHVNWGFGPVKNVSKTPLVAGQWQKGANGMELVITSNHSAPEIPTTGELKLLS